In one window of Leptospira sp. WS92.C1 DNA:
- a CDS encoding lipoprotein signal peptidase, whose amino-acid sequence MKYFEKRFLDVYRPLYLGVIFTGVVIDLVTKFLVILYFQPHRYIEVLGSFFRMTLTFNTGFVFGAFQDNAIPSLLATGIAIVFLIGYRWKNHDLGNPWGWNLVMAGAFGNFLDKFFVKIPGTGFRFGFHPGAAEYIGVVDFLDFDWPDFLLFSRWPAFNFADSCVTIGLTILIFTMKLEEEK is encoded by the coding sequence GTGAAGTATTTTGAAAAAAGATTTTTAGACGTCTACCGCCCTCTTTATCTGGGAGTCATCTTTACCGGTGTTGTAATCGACCTCGTAACCAAGTTTCTGGTGATTCTCTATTTTCAACCTCATCGTTATATAGAAGTCCTCGGTAGTTTTTTTAGAATGACTCTGACTTTTAATACAGGATTTGTCTTCGGAGCGTTTCAGGACAACGCAATCCCGTCCTTGCTTGCCACGGGAATTGCGATCGTATTTTTGATCGGCTACAGATGGAAAAATCACGATTTAGGAAATCCCTGGGGATGGAATCTTGTGATGGCCGGAGCCTTTGGAAATTTCTTGGATAAATTTTTCGTTAAAATTCCGGGAACCGGTTTCCGTTTCGGATTTCATCCGGGCGCCGCGGAATACATCGGAGTCGTGGACTTTCTGGATTTCGATTGGCCGGATTTTCTTCTCTTTTCGAGATGGCCCGCGTTTAATTTCGCCGATTCCTGTGTAACGATCGGACTTACGATTCTTATCTTTACCATGAAGCTCGAAGAGGAGAAATAA
- a CDS encoding cyclic nucleotide-binding domain-containing protein — protein MKALDLPIWKKIFRRNEANNKEIIRFLRETSVFGRMKKRTLIEIARMVHVREYQEGDIVFRQGEVGAGFYLVYEGSVVIRSVRDGIELDLAHLDQHAFFGELSLFTEERRTATAIALEHTTLLGFFQPDLKEIIETKPRIGIEILMSLSTVIVERLHRTNGLLEKAYFRGKQKNA, from the coding sequence TTGAAAGCATTGGACCTGCCCATTTGGAAAAAGATTTTTCGTCGCAATGAGGCGAATAACAAAGAGATCATTCGGTTTCTTAGAGAAACTTCCGTTTTCGGGAGAATGAAAAAAAGAACCCTGATTGAAATCGCGAGAATGGTGCACGTCCGAGAATACCAAGAAGGGGATATCGTGTTTCGACAAGGAGAAGTCGGTGCCGGATTTTATTTGGTCTACGAAGGTTCAGTCGTGATTCGATCGGTCAGAGACGGAATCGAATTGGATCTAGCTCATCTAGATCAACACGCCTTTTTCGGAGAGCTTTCTCTTTTTACGGAAGAAAGAAGAACGGCGACGGCAATCGCTTTGGAACACACGACTCTATTGGGTTTTTTCCAGCCCGACTTAAAAGAAATCATAGAAACAAAACCGAGAATCGGAATTGAAATTCTCATGAGCCTCTCGACGGTCATCGTAGAAAGACTGCACAGAACCAACGGTCTTTTGGAAAAGGCCTATTTCCGAGGAAAACAAAAAAATGCATGA
- a CDS encoding AI-2E family transporter has protein sequence MHEGERRELSEYFIRIVFFLIVTFTIVVFLWGLQLLAVPMVMALLIFYAFNGTINNLESLGIPRILSIAILMLMISIPIYLFINAVAPPIVSTLNPLLKNWKQDLDDAKFKYLTVTVNLQFNEFPASWNEIIRPDELIKRIAEIMHEQVKGFVSYIPTLIGYMIITPLFAFLFLLNGNGMYKNLISLIPNRYFEMALMVTYKINEQLTNYLKSLMIQGAIICVVSTAGFYIIGLPYFYIFGLFLGIANSVPYLGPLMGAIPPLFFSLVIGGSESGELMTSILIVVLIAQIIDNFIIQPVVISGSVSLHPIVVVGAVTVGGAALGLVGMLIAVPMAAILKVTIQTFYSSMKDHNLL, from the coding sequence ATGCATGAAGGAGAAAGAAGAGAACTCTCGGAGTATTTTATTCGAATCGTCTTTTTCTTAATCGTAACCTTTACGATCGTAGTTTTCCTATGGGGGCTTCAACTTTTAGCCGTTCCGATGGTAATGGCGCTTTTGATTTTTTACGCGTTCAACGGAACCATCAACAATCTGGAAAGTTTGGGAATTCCGCGAATTTTATCCATCGCGATCCTGATGCTCATGATCAGCATTCCGATCTATCTATTTATCAACGCGGTCGCACCGCCGATCGTTTCCACGTTAAATCCTCTTCTCAAAAACTGGAAACAGGATCTGGATGACGCAAAGTTTAAATATCTGACCGTAACGGTCAATCTTCAGTTTAACGAATTCCCCGCGAGTTGGAATGAAATCATACGACCCGATGAGCTCATCAAAAGAATCGCCGAGATTATGCACGAACAAGTTAAAGGATTCGTATCTTATATCCCTACCCTGATCGGATATATGATTATCACCCCTCTTTTCGCGTTTTTATTTTTGCTAAACGGAAACGGAATGTATAAAAATCTGATTTCCCTCATTCCGAATCGCTATTTTGAAATGGCGTTGATGGTCACCTATAAAATCAACGAACAGCTTACAAACTATCTCAAAAGTCTGATGATCCAGGGAGCGATCATTTGTGTCGTATCCACCGCCGGATTTTACATCATCGGACTTCCGTATTTTTATATCTTCGGACTTTTTCTCGGAATCGCAAATTCGGTTCCCTATTTAGGGCCGCTTATGGGAGCGATTCCTCCTTTATTCTTTTCTCTCGTAATCGGCGGGAGCGAATCCGGAGAACTCATGACTTCGATTTTGATCGTAGTATTGATCGCGCAGATCATAGACAATTTTATCATTCAACCGGTCGTCATTTCCGGATCGGTGTCGCTGCATCCGATCGTGGTCGTTGGAGCCGTGACCGTGGGCGGAGCCGCATTGGGACTTGTGGGAATGTTGATTGCAGTACCGATGGCGGCGATTTTAAAAGTTACGATCCAAACGTTTTACAGTTCGATGAAGGATCACAATTTGCTTTGA
- a CDS encoding YcxB family protein: MQITYELTIEDIVNFNLYHFKHSKIFKKKRIILRWLIPIWVIVVYLYLNFDQIDTISLLYNIPVFLFGIVWYLFSDRFYFWRLRSNVKKMLQDNKNNGMLGRQTIDIKEDLFKVETDWSSSQFKLGSVNTIVETDQYLFLYLTSIHALIIPVNIFKNDEKEIFLKKMKTFISLTV; encoded by the coding sequence ATGCAAATCACGTATGAATTGACGATTGAAGATATCGTAAATTTCAATCTCTATCATTTTAAACATTCTAAGATTTTTAAAAAGAAAAGAATCATTCTCCGATGGCTGATTCCGATCTGGGTGATTGTAGTTTATCTGTATCTCAATTTTGATCAAATCGATACAATTTCTCTTTTGTATAACATTCCTGTTTTTCTGTTTGGGATCGTATGGTATTTGTTTTCCGATCGGTTTTATTTTTGGAGACTTCGTAGCAATGTCAAAAAGATGCTTCAGGACAATAAAAACAATGGGATGCTTGGGAGACAAACGATCGATATCAAGGAAGATCTATTCAAAGTGGAAACCGATTGGAGCTCATCTCAATTCAAACTGGGGTCGGTCAATACGATTGTCGAAACGGATCAATATTTGTTTTTATACCTAACTTCAATCCACGCATTGATAATTCCGGTGAACATTTTTAAAAATGATGAAAAAGAAATTTTTCTCAAAAAAATGAAAACATTCATTTCTTTGACGGTTTAA
- a CDS encoding alpha/beta hydrolase: MKSFKSRLFAFLIFGILLGILILHFATVITLAPVRTTTSLNPIKGMKDVEIDSGGLKIRGWLFEAPNEKAVVLLLHGIRANRLSMLNRAKFLHSKGYSSLLLDFQAHGESEGDLITLGLKESENVRAAIRYLKNTKRKLPIGVIGSSLGGASALMADISSKIRFLILEAVFPDIESAIRNRLNYRLFKPLGLFTPLVYEVLRYELKIPDSGIRPIDLIARVTCPVFVISGAVDLYTPESEALDLFRNAPDRKDLWIVEGAEHVDLYRHAPREYEKRIFDFIETYR, encoded by the coding sequence ATGAAATCCTTTAAAAGTCGACTGTTTGCGTTTTTAATTTTCGGAATTCTCCTCGGTATACTCATATTACACTTTGCAACCGTAATCACTCTTGCGCCCGTAAGGACGACTACTTCCCTCAATCCGATAAAAGGGATGAAAGATGTGGAGATCGACTCCGGTGGTTTGAAAATCAGAGGTTGGTTGTTCGAGGCTCCGAACGAAAAGGCGGTGGTTTTGCTTCTGCACGGAATCAGAGCGAATCGTCTTAGCATGTTGAACCGCGCAAAGTTTTTGCATTCAAAAGGATACTCAAGCCTGCTTCTTGACTTTCAGGCGCACGGAGAAAGTGAAGGGGATCTCATCACTCTTGGGCTAAAGGAAAGCGAGAATGTACGCGCTGCTATCCGTTATCTCAAGAATACAAAAAGAAAACTGCCGATCGGGGTGATTGGAAGTTCTTTAGGAGGAGCTTCAGCGTTGATGGCTGATATATCCTCGAAAATTCGTTTTTTAATTTTGGAAGCGGTGTTCCCGGATATTGAAAGCGCGATTCGAAACCGATTGAATTACAGACTTTTTAAACCGTTAGGTCTTTTTACACCTTTGGTTTATGAGGTTTTACGCTATGAACTCAAAATTCCGGACTCGGGAATTCGTCCGATCGATTTGATTGCAAGAGTAACCTGTCCCGTTTTTGTCATATCCGGAGCGGTGGATTTATACACTCCCGAATCGGAAGCTCTTGACCTTTTTCGAAATGCACCCGATCGAAAAGATTTATGGATCGTAGAAGGTGCGGAGCACGTGGATCTTTATCGTCATGCACCGCGAGAATATGAAAAAAGAATATTTGATTTTATCGAAACATATCGTTGA
- a CDS encoding amidohydrolase — translation MSSAKVTLFQKSLNQPINNDQKSKLAKEKSDFLLLPEYFPFYNPVSTPEGSAEKSKALSDEILMISEYYKGVIIGGSIFRKDDSGALRLSVPIVQNVVVVDWYDKQSILPEESPAIASKAETIFIMAGFRFGIVAGKEIENPQRLEELKSQNVNLLFHIDSVLEPDSTHAQDLERYAKLSAQSGIFIARVSGVGSALGRSGIGRSLLSTVSGVNWKVAETEKDKEVIKTVTINGVNGLF, via the coding sequence TTGTCATCAGCAAAAGTCACACTTTTTCAAAAAAGTCTCAATCAACCGATCAATAACGATCAAAAATCAAAGTTAGCCAAAGAAAAGTCGGACTTTCTTCTTTTACCGGAATACTTTCCGTTTTACAATCCGGTTTCCACTCCGGAGGGATCCGCCGAAAAATCAAAAGCACTGAGTGACGAAATTTTGATGATTTCCGAATATTACAAAGGCGTAATTATCGGAGGATCGATCTTTCGTAAGGACGACTCCGGAGCTTTAAGACTTTCCGTTCCGATCGTTCAAAACGTCGTGGTTGTGGATTGGTATGACAAACAGTCTATTCTTCCCGAAGAAAGCCCTGCGATCGCTTCCAAAGCGGAAACGATCTTTATCATGGCAGGGTTTCGTTTTGGGATCGTCGCCGGAAAGGAAATCGAAAATCCGCAACGTCTGGAAGAATTGAAATCTCAAAATGTAAATCTTTTATTCCATATCGATTCGGTCCTTGAGCCCGATTCTACACATGCTCAGGATTTGGAACGTTATGCTAAATTGTCGGCTCAGTCCGGAATTTTTATCGCTCGCGTCAGCGGAGTCGGCTCTGCTCTTGGGAGATCTGGGATCGGACGAAGCCTTCTTTCTACTGTCTCCGGTGTCAACTGGAAAGTCGCCGAGACGGAAAAGGATAAAGAAGTCATCAAGACGGTTACGATCAACGGAGTGAACGGATTGTTTTGA
- a CDS encoding STAS domain-containing protein, translating into MIIRSEIRENHIVLSVLEDILMDNSRDFYYEFEESVKTESPEIISFFLGKVKFIDSSGIGIIIKVRNQIREKNGIVNIFGLNKSLNSVFRLSGLDKIVNLYTNEEFLTKYPVFQDFVDQNSK; encoded by the coding sequence ATGATCATCCGTAGTGAGATACGAGAGAACCACATCGTTCTTAGCGTTCTTGAAGATATTCTGATGGATAATTCGCGGGATTTCTACTACGAATTTGAAGAATCCGTAAAAACCGAAAGTCCGGAAATCATCAGTTTTTTTCTGGGCAAGGTCAAATTCATAGATTCTTCGGGAATCGGCATTATCATCAAGGTTCGAAATCAAATTCGCGAAAAAAACGGAATCGTAAATATCTTCGGTCTCAATAAATCCCTCAACTCGGTCTTTCGGCTATCGGGATTGGACAAAATTGTGAACCTTTATACCAACGAAGAGTTTCTAACCAAGTATCCGGTTTTTCAGGACTTTGTGGATCAAAATTCTAAATGA
- the ileS gene encoding isoleucine--tRNA ligase: MTETPKENPYSSTVLLPKTDFPMKADLAKREPSQIQAWKNGQIFKKMREQRKGKKEFILHDGPPYANGNFHLGHALNKILKDTIVKSKSLAGYYTDMIPGWDCHGLPIEVQVLKNLGKKARETGPEELRQLCRNYAEEFVGKQSEDLSRFLCFWEEGRIYKTMSPDFEARIVEVFGELFQKGYVYRGKKPVYWSIDLATAHAEAEIEYYPHVSPSIYVKFPVIGETNRFCLIWTTTPWTLPANLAICFNKKIEYSIFKTETGGELILADGLAENVTTATGVVLTKVKPITTDELAALKFQHPFIDRVSISLFGDHVTLEAGTGCVHTAPGHGQDDYKVGLAAGLEPFSPVDDYGKYTDEFPLMQGTKVFDANPLIIEILKEKGLLLYHSELEHSYPHSWRSKKPLIFRATPQWFFKIDFDQLREKSIAAIDKVQWIPSWGITRIRSMVETRPDWCLSRQRNWGVPIPAFTCESCDRTHINATSIQFFTKRVREKGIEIWYSESAKDLLPPGTKCESCGKKSFKKGNDILDVWFDSGVSNFAVLDEKKGDAPADLYLEGSDQHRGWFQSSLWPSMALRGTPPYKSVLTHGYVLDEKGRAMSKSLGNGIDPTADIINVYGADILRLWVSSLDFRDDIKVGKESLKIVSEQYRKIRNTFRYLLGNLDGHTSEQNLPYEELEELDRFYLSKLAQFVEDASASYETYQFHQIYQKLILFCTVTLSQDYFDMIRDRMYCDAKNSKTRRSSATALQYILETLCVLTAPILSFTAEEVWASSGKKESVFLQTFPNLKSWKNSVLEEKFENALQAREAVQKALELARQDGKLGKSLDGALEIVAKDGIKLGKLIPKETLEILFVVSQVHEINPSLEVLSFHESEKFSVKVLKPTQGECPRCWRHTEDISKDGDLCGRCKSVVG; the protein is encoded by the coding sequence ATGACTGAAACACCCAAAGAAAACCCGTATTCTTCCACAGTTTTACTTCCAAAGACCGACTTTCCGATGAAGGCGGATCTTGCAAAAAGAGAACCTTCTCAGATCCAAGCCTGGAAAAACGGACAGATCTTCAAGAAGATGCGGGAACAAAGAAAAGGCAAAAAAGAATTTATCCTTCACGATGGTCCTCCGTATGCGAACGGAAATTTTCATCTTGGTCATGCGCTCAATAAAATTCTCAAAGATACGATCGTAAAATCCAAATCCTTGGCAGGATATTATACGGACATGATTCCCGGTTGGGACTGTCACGGACTTCCCATCGAAGTTCAGGTGTTGAAAAATCTGGGAAAAAAGGCCCGCGAGACCGGACCCGAAGAACTCAGACAACTCTGCAGAAACTATGCGGAAGAATTCGTGGGAAAACAAAGCGAAGATCTTAGCCGTTTTCTTTGTTTTTGGGAAGAGGGACGAATCTACAAAACCATGTCTCCCGATTTTGAAGCGAGAATCGTGGAAGTATTCGGCGAACTTTTTCAAAAGGGATACGTATACCGTGGAAAAAAACCGGTCTATTGGTCGATTGACTTGGCGACCGCGCACGCGGAGGCAGAGATCGAATACTATCCGCACGTTTCTCCTTCGATTTATGTGAAGTTTCCGGTGATCGGTGAGACAAATCGATTCTGTCTGATCTGGACGACCACACCTTGGACTCTTCCGGCAAACTTGGCGATCTGCTTTAACAAGAAAATTGAATATTCTATTTTTAAAACGGAAACGGGAGGCGAGCTCATTCTCGCGGACGGACTCGCGGAAAACGTAACAACCGCGACGGGTGTCGTTTTAACAAAAGTAAAACCGATCACTACGGACGAGTTGGCAGCTCTCAAGTTTCAACATCCGTTTATCGATCGAGTTTCCATTTCTCTTTTTGGAGATCACGTGACCCTGGAAGCAGGAACGGGTTGTGTTCACACCGCGCCGGGACACGGACAAGACGACTATAAAGTCGGTTTGGCTGCGGGTCTGGAACCATTTTCCCCCGTGGACGATTACGGAAAGTATACGGATGAATTTCCTTTGATGCAAGGGACAAAGGTCTTTGACGCGAATCCTTTGATCATCGAGATTCTCAAAGAGAAGGGATTGTTGCTTTATCATAGCGAATTGGAACATTCCTATCCGCATAGCTGGAGAAGTAAAAAGCCTTTGATTTTTCGTGCGACTCCGCAGTGGTTTTTTAAGATCGACTTTGATCAGCTCCGGGAAAAATCCATTGCTGCGATCGACAAAGTTCAGTGGATTCCCTCTTGGGGAATCACTCGGATTCGATCGATGGTCGAAACTCGACCGGACTGGTGTTTGTCTCGTCAGAGAAACTGGGGCGTTCCGATTCCCGCGTTTACTTGCGAATCCTGCGATCGAACTCATATCAATGCGACATCGATCCAATTTTTTACAAAACGTGTCCGTGAAAAGGGAATCGAAATCTGGTATTCCGAATCCGCAAAGGATCTTTTGCCGCCTGGAACGAAGTGCGAAAGCTGTGGAAAGAAATCCTTCAAAAAAGGAAACGATATCCTAGACGTATGGTTTGATTCCGGAGTTTCCAACTTTGCAGTGTTAGACGAAAAAAAGGGGGACGCTCCCGCGGATCTGTATCTGGAAGGATCGGATCAACACAGAGGTTGGTTTCAATCTTCTCTCTGGCCTTCAATGGCTCTTCGTGGCACTCCTCCGTATAAATCCGTTTTGACTCACGGATATGTTTTGGATGAAAAGGGCCGCGCCATGTCTAAATCCCTCGGAAACGGGATCGATCCGACAGCGGATATCATTAACGTATATGGTGCGGATATTCTTCGACTCTGGGTGAGTTCTCTGGATTTTAGGGACGATATCAAGGTTGGGAAAGAATCTCTCAAGATCGTTTCCGAACAATATCGAAAGATCCGAAACACGTTCCGTTATTTACTCGGAAATTTGGACGGTCACACTTCCGAACAAAATCTTCCGTATGAAGAACTGGAGGAATTGGATCGATTCTATCTTTCCAAACTTGCTCAGTTTGTGGAGGACGCATCCGCGAGTTACGAAACCTATCAGTTTCATCAAATCTATCAAAAGCTGATTTTATTCTGCACAGTGACTTTATCTCAGGACTATTTCGATATGATTCGGGATCGTATGTATTGCGACGCGAAAAATTCCAAAACAAGAAGATCTTCCGCGACCGCGCTTCAGTATATTTTGGAAACGTTATGTGTTCTTACCGCTCCGATTTTGAGTTTTACCGCTGAAGAAGTGTGGGCATCGAGCGGAAAAAAAGAATCCGTATTTTTACAAACATTCCCCAATCTGAAGTCTTGGAAAAATTCCGTTCTTGAAGAAAAATTTGAGAACGCGCTTCAAGCCAGGGAAGCCGTTCAAAAGGCGTTGGAGCTTGCAAGACAGGATGGAAAGCTCGGTAAGTCTTTGGACGGAGCTCTGGAAATTGTGGCCAAGGACGGAATCAAACTCGGCAAACTCATTCCGAAAGAAACCCTCGAAATTCTATTTGTTGTGTCTCAAGTTCATGAAATAAATCCGAGCTTAGAAGTTTTATCTTTCCATGAGAGTGAAAAGTTTTCGGTCAAAGTTTTGAAACCGACCCAAGGAGAATGTCCGCGTTGTTGGAGACATACAGAGGATATTTCCAAGGACGGAGATCTCTGCGGACGTTGTAAGTCGGTTGTAGGTTGA
- a CDS encoding leucine-rich repeat domain-containing protein encodes MKPSYIQRTSYVIAVVAISILSFDCKKTAEETLAEAKQNPEAVTVLDLGMQKITSFPEEICNFPNLKRLDLRLNSLSSLPDTIGNCKNLEQLNVFGNDLTTFPSSLSKLKKLKILLTGNNDLIVLPSELLFLPEIKTIYADQNKLTLRETDIEILASLPNLEELDLNLNAGIKTLPVNYTKLRNLTRLKRLNLKKTSLKGEDAEKLQAILPNVKIDY; translated from the coding sequence ATGAAACCTTCGTATATTCAAAGAACATCATATGTGATCGCGGTTGTTGCGATTTCGATTCTTTCTTTTGATTGTAAGAAAACTGCGGAGGAGACTCTTGCGGAAGCGAAACAAAATCCGGAAGCGGTAACCGTATTGGATTTGGGAATGCAGAAGATCACTTCCTTTCCGGAGGAAATCTGCAACTTTCCGAATCTGAAACGTTTGGACCTGCGTCTGAACAGTCTTTCTTCGCTACCCGATACGATCGGAAATTGTAAGAATTTAGAACAATTGAATGTGTTCGGGAATGATCTTACCACTTTTCCTTCTTCTCTTTCTAAACTGAAAAAACTAAAAATTCTTTTGACTGGAAACAACGATCTGATCGTGCTTCCTTCCGAACTTTTGTTTTTGCCGGAAATCAAAACGATCTATGCGGATCAAAACAAGTTGACCCTTCGGGAAACGGATATCGAGATTCTCGCGTCTCTTCCTAATCTGGAAGAATTGGATTTAAATCTGAATGCCGGAATCAAAACTCTTCCTGTAAATTATACGAAACTAAGAAATCTAACCCGTTTAAAAAGATTGAATCTTAAAAAAACATCACTCAAGGGGGAAGACGCCGAGAAACTCCAAGCGATTCTCCCAAATGTAAAAATCGACTATTGA